From Echinicola soli, a single genomic window includes:
- a CDS encoding GNAT family N-acetyltransferase, whose translation MKQQEKLEIVIRGGTIAEVLSLSLAIPEFGQPYGDEAYAERLKSNPHLILVAEYGGKLVGFKVGYATDDKTFYSWMGGVLPAFRRNGIAGILAEVQTDWAKKSGYEKLVFKTRNVHSDMIRFGLKRGFIITELIKRDRPEDHRIIMEKKI comes from the coding sequence ATGAAGCAGCAGGAGAAACTAGAAATTGTGATTCGGGGAGGCACTATAGCCGAAGTCCTTTCCTTGAGCCTGGCCATACCGGAGTTTGGGCAGCCTTATGGTGATGAGGCTTATGCCGAGCGACTGAAGAGCAATCCCCATTTGATTTTAGTGGCTGAATATGGAGGGAAATTGGTAGGGTTTAAGGTAGGGTATGCCACGGATGACAAGACGTTTTATTCCTGGATGGGAGGAGTTCTGCCTGCTTTTCGGCGTAATGGGATCGCTGGGATTTTGGCGGAAGTACAGACAGATTGGGCAAAGAAATCCGGATATGAAAAGCTGGTGTTCAAAACAAGGAACGTTCATAGTGACATGATCCGGTTTGGGCTCAAGAGAGGCTTTATCATCACTGAACTGATAAAAAGGGACAGACCGGAAGATCACAGGATCATCATGGAGAAAAAAATATAA